Below is a genomic region from Burkholderia pyrrocinia.
CGGCACGAGTCTTACCAGCAGATCTCAACTCCGGACATGCCGTACAATCGGCTGCTCGAAGTGGTTTACAAGAGACTCGCCGAGGAATGGGGGCTGAGTTATACGCACGAACAGGCAGTCGCATATGGGCGTTCGGTGCGTGATTGGCCGGCTTTTCCGGATTCAGCAAGCACCCTTCAGTATCTGAAGAAGTACTTCAAGCTTGTCGTGATATCCAACGTCGACAACGACAACTTTGCTTTCAGTCACGCCAAGCTTCACGTGCCGTTCGATGCCATCGTGACGGCTGAGGATGTCGGCAGCTACAAGCCGTCGAACCGAAATTTCGAATACATGCTCGACGTGCTGACTACGCTCGGTGTGCAGAAGGATGAAATTCTGCATGTCGCAGACAGCATGTACCATGATCACGAGCCAGCGAATCGGCTCGATATCCGTTCGTGCTGGATTCACAGGCGATTCGAGCAACGCGGACTTGGCGCGACGGCGCGCACGCTTGCGGAGCCGACGGTCGACTTCAAGTTCACCAGCATGGCACAGTTCGTCAAGGCGCATCACGAAGAACTTTCGTGAACCCGACAGGAAGTGCGGTTCGCACGCCGACTCGAGACCAGCACGATATGAGTAACCGAACCAAACTCGACCGGATCGACATCAAAATCCTCGCGGAGCTGCAGAGGAACGGCAACATCACAAATGCGAACCTCGCAGCTGCTGTAGGCCTATCGGCCAGCCCATGCTTGCAACGCGTCAAACGGCTTGAGGCCACGGGTGTGATTTCTGGGTACGGCGCTCACGTAAACGTCACGAAGCTGACGAGTACAGTGTCTGTATTTACGGAAATCATGTTGCACGATCACCGGCGCGAGGACTTCGTCCGATTCGAGGCGAATCTCCGTGATTTCGACGAAATCACCGAATGTCATTTGGTGAGTGGCGGATACGACTATCTTCTCAAATTCGTCGTCAAGGACATCGGGCACTACCAGGACGTGATTGAGCGGTTGCTCGATCGTAACCTCGGCATTGAGAAGTACTTCAGCTACATCGTGATTCGCTCGCCATTTGTAAAGCACGGCGTACCGCTCGAGAAGCTTCTATCGGACGAGTAGACGATACAGTTAGCCAGTACGTCGGCAGACTGCGCCACAGGGCGTCTTATCGACGCTTCAATCCGGGTAGCGGCTCGAGCTCACGCCGGCTCGGCGAAGACGGTCAAGCGCCACTGCCTTGCACGGGTCAACTCTCGTGAGATGGTTAGTGTGACAGGCTCTCTATCGATTCACTCGGTCATGCGTTAGCGCTGGCTTGCTCCACAAGCAGTTGTTGCTCGGGATGGCATATGTGTCGCCCTTGAGCACTCCCATCGAATCGACCCGCGAGTCAGCATCCGGCCGGCGTTCGGACTGAGGAAGAGAGAAGGCCATCGTCCCTGTGGGACGATGGCCTCACGGTCGACGGAAATGCGTTACTCGAGACCGCCTTGACAGATGTACTTGATGGACAGATAGTCGTCGAGACCGTACTTCGATCCTTCGCGACCATAGCCCGATTCTTTGACGCCGCCGAACGGTGCAGCTTCGCTTGCAACCGCCCCCTCATTCAGCCCGACAACGCCGGCCTCGAGTTGGCGCGACACGCGATCGGCACGCCGCATGTCTTGCGTGTAGAAGTAAGCCGCGAGACCGAACGGGGTGTCATTTGCCAAACGCACGACTTCCTCCTCGGTTTCGAAACGATACAGCGGCGCCACAGGCCCGAAGGTCTCTTCGCAGGTGACGAGCATTTCGCTGTTCGCATTCGCGATAACCGTCGGAGCGTAGTAGTTCGGCCCGATCTCGGTCAGGCGCTTGCCGCCGGTCAGAACCGTGGCACCCTTTGAAACCGCATCGGTAACGTGGCGGTCGATCTTGTCGATTGCCTTCGTGTTGATCATCGGACCGATTTGCGCCTGCGGGTCGGTTGCCGGGGCGACCTTGAGCGCGCCCACGCGAGCCGCCAGCAGCGCGGCAAACTTGTCGAATACGCCCGCTTGCACGTAGATCCGGTTCGGGCACACGCACGTCTGGCCGCCATTGCGGAACTTCGCCGCCATCAGGCCTGCGACGGCCGCTTCGAGGTCCGCATCGTCGAAGACGATGAAGGGAGCGTTACCCCCCAGTTCCAGTGACAGCTTCTTGAGCGTGCCGGCAGACTCGCGGGCGAGATACTTCCCGACCGCCGTGGAACCCGTGAACGTGATTTTACGGACGCGGTCATCGGCCAGCCAGTCGCCCACCGCTTCGATGCCTTGATCGCGCGATGCGCTGAGCATGTTGAGAACCCCAGCGGGAACACCTGCTTCTTGAGCGAGTGCAGCGAGAGCAAGCGCCGTGAGCGGCGTGTCTTCGGCGGGCTTTCCGACGACGGTACAGCCGGCCGCCAGAGCGGGAGCAATCTTGCGCGCAATCATCGCGAGCGGGAAGTTCCACGGCGTGATGGCCGCGACGATCCCGACGGGTTCTTTGATGGCGCGCATCTGCTTGCCACGCTGTGCTTGCGGAATGATGTCGCCGTAGATGCGCGTTGCCTCATCTGCGAACCAGGCAACATAGGACGCACCGTAAGCCACTTCGCCAAGGCTCTCCGCCATCGGCTTGCCCTGTTCCATGGACATGATTGTTGCGAGGTCCTCCGTGTTCGCGACAATCAGTCCGTGCCACCGCCGGAGAATCTCTGCTCGCTCGCGGGGCAGGCGTTCACGCCATTCCTGGGCTGCCTTCGCCGCTGCGTCCGTTGCCGCGCGCGCGTCAGCTTTTCCGCTGTTGGCAACCTCGACGATGAGTTCGCCGGTAGCCGGATCCGTGACAGGGTAGCGGGCGCTATTGACCGCATCCGTCCATTCGCCGCCAATCAGGTTCTGGAAGCGCAGGAGTTCTTGGCGTTTCAGTTTCAGTTCCATACTTGATACCTTTGGAGAATATGCTGCTTTTTATCCGTGCGGAGCACGGTAACGGGGCGTTAGCCTTTCATTGCGCGGCGTACGTCCGGGCTTTCCAGGACCTCGTCGAGCGTCTTGCGGACCCGCTCGACCATTTGCTCGATATCGCCTTCCGAGAAACAGAGGGCGGGTGCGAAGCCGAGGATGTTGTCGCCGAATGCTCGGAAAATGATCTTGTTGCGATACGCGGCTTCGAAGATTCGATTCGCGAGATCGAGCGACGGATCGAAGCGCGTGCGATTCGCTTTGTCGGAGACGAGCTCGACTGCGCCGAGCAGGCCGCGATGTCGGGAGTCGCCGACGAGCGGATGATCGAGAAGACTGTCGAGCCCCGCAGCGAAACGGGGCGCTTGCGCAACACCGTTCGCGAGCAATCCACCTTCCGTATACAGGCGAAGTACCTCAAGCCCGATGGCGGCGCTGACGGGGTGTGCGGAATAGGTTTGACCGTGTCCGACTGCGTCGGACCGCTTGCCGCCGTCCGCGATTCCCTGGTAGACCTGATCCGACATCAATACGGCGCCCATGGGCGCGTAGCCAGCGGTGAGGCCCTTGGCAACGGTCATGAGGTCGGGCTCGACGTCTTCTGCCTCACACGCGAACATCGGGCCAGTGCGGCCGAATGCGGTGATCACTTCGTCCGCAACGAACAGAATGTCCAGTTCGCGGCACGCCTTGCGCATTGCCTTCAACCAGCCCTTCGGCGGCACAATCACTCCGCCGGATCCTTGCACGGGCTCGCAGAAGAAGGCCGCGACGTTGTTGGGGCCGATCTCTGCCACTTTGGCCTGGAGCGCGGCGACCGACGCGGCAATGATTGCTGCCGGATCGTCAGGCGTGCCGCTGCGATAGGGATACGGCGACGGAATGTGATGTTGAACCGCGAGCGGCACATCGAAGTTCCGATGGAAGCTGGCGATGGCAGTGAGGCCTGCACCGATCGAGGAAGATCCGTGGTACCCGCGCTCGAGCGCGATGAAGTGCTTCTTCGTCGGGCGACCGATTGCGTTGTAGTAGTGGGTAATGAACCGGATGGCCGAATCGACTGCGTCGGAGCCACCGAGCGAAAAATAGACGTGCTTGAGCGATGCGGGAGTCAGATCGACCAGTCGCTGGGCCAGCGCGATCGCGGGTTCGGAGGCGAAATGGAAATAGCCGGTCGCGTAGGGCAGGCGCGTCATCTGCTCCATCGCCACCTTGACGATGCTTTCCTGGCCATAGCCCGTGTTCACACACCACAGACCCGCGAACGCATCGAGCAGTTCGTTGCCGTCGGCGTCGCGAAGCCAAGCGCCGTTGCCCGATTCGAGAATCGTGGCGCCGCGTGCTTCATGTGCGCGATAGTTGACGACCGGATGAATCAGGTGCTTGCGGTCCGATTCGATGAGTGCCGAGATTGACATGATGTACCTAGTAAAAGATGGTGGCGGCTATGTGTTCAATGTTATGCAACGACGGCGGCGGAAACACCGTGTGAAATCATGTACCTGCAAGCAGAAACAGCTGAATTGGAGGTTTGGCGCAGCACTTCCTTCGGTCACGTCGGGTGCCATGCATGGGGCGCTCTGCGACTCATACCTGCTCCGTTTTTCCGACGCGCTCCAATGAGGCGACCGCTTCGGACGTGGTAGCGCGTTCATCCAGCCATTGCGCCAGATGAATAGCCTTCTTCCCGGTCGTATTGCGAATCTGCGACCGACAGCTGAATCCGTCGCTGATGACAACCGCCTCGTTATCGAGCGCGTTGATAGCCGGAACGAGTTCGGATGCGGCAACCGATTTCGCGATGTCCGCGGTGCGGGTGTGGTAGCCGTAGGCACCGGCCATTCCGCAGCAGCCCGTGGCGAGAACAGTTCCCGAATGGGTCGCTTGCTTCAGCAGTTGGGATTCCGCCTGCATTCCGCCACATGCCTTCTGGTGACAGTGGCCGTGCACATGGACGTCCTCGTCGAATCGCGGAATATCCACGCCCTTCGACTGCAGCAGCTCGGCAAGCGTCTTGACGGATGCGGAAAGCGCCTTGGCCCGTTCATCGTTGGGGAACAACGCACGAAGTTCGTCGCGGAACACGGAAAGGCAGCTGGGTTCGAGAACGACTACGGGGATGCGCGAGGCGATCACGTCAGACAGACCTTTCATGATTGCCTCGATGTTGCGCCGAGCCAGGTCGAGAAGTCCCGAGTCGTAAAGCGGGCGGCCGCAGCAAACGTGTTTGCGGAGCAACCGAACATCGAATCCCTGCGACTCGAGAACCCGGACCGCGGCTTCGAGTACTTCGGGCGAAAAGCCGTTGTTGAATGTATCGGTCCACAGCAGTACCGGAGTCCGGCTGGCGCGATCGTCAGGTGCACGCCCGGAAAGGAGCAACCGAGCCGTGTTGCTGTTTCGGAAACTGGTCCGGGCAATCGCGGGGAAGCGGACATCGGGTGCCAAACCAGCGCTCGCGCCGACCTTGCGGAATGCGCGGTTGCGCATCAGCATGTTGGCAATCCCGCTGAAGTGGGTGGCGACAGGCAGCCACGTGCCGATGCGCCCGATCATGGCATCCATGAGCGGACGCCGCTTTTTCCTGAAGTACTCGTACAGGAACTGGCTCTTGTACTTCGCGATATCCACATGGGTGGGGCAGTCGCTGCGACAACCTTTGCACGCGAGACAGTGATCCAGCGAATCCTTTACGGCCTCGCTTTGCCAGCCGTCCTCGATGACTTCTCCCTTGAGCAGTTCGAACAGGAGCCGAGCGCGACCGCGCGTTGAATACTTCTCTTCTCGTGTTGCACGGAAGCTCGGGCACATCGTGCCGCCTTCCAGCGAGCGGCATTTCCCCATACCGATACAGCGTTCCGTTGCGCGTGCGAACGTGTCGGGGCGCGCATTGTCGCCGAAGCTCATCGGACTGGCGTGGTCCACACGTCGGTAGGTCGGGCCAAGGCGGAGATTCTGATCGACGGGCATCGCATCGATGAGCTTGCCGGGATTCATCCTGCCGCGCGGATCCCAGATGGCCTTGAACTCTCGGAATGCCTCCATCAACTCAGGGGAGTACATCAGCGACAGCAGTTCGCCCTTCGCTTGCCCGTCTCCGTGCTCGCCAGACAGTGAACCCTCGTATTTGACAACCAGCTGGGCTGCCTCGACAAGGAAGCGACGCCAGGTTTGAACACCTTCGGCATTGCGCAAGTCGAACGTGATGCGCGAATGAATGCAACCGTCGCCGAAGTGACCGTAGAGATTGGTCGTATAGCCGTACCGGTCGACGAGTGCGGAGAATTCGCGCAGGTATGCGCCCAGCAAATGCGGTTCGACCGCCGCGTCTTCCCAGCCGACCACCGGATCAGGCTTGGAAGGATCGTTGCCAATCGACGTTGCGGATGCGCCGATCTCACGAATCGACCACAGTCGACGCATCAACTGTGAATCGGCGACCACGCGGACGGCAGGCTGGCCGGAGAACGTCGACGCAAGCGAGGCTGCGCGTTCGGCGAGTGTGATGCATTCATTGGCGTCGGTCGAGCCGAACTCGACCATCAACCACGCGCTTCCGGCCGGCAGTTCGGCGATGTCGTTGAGCGCGAGACCGCGTTCGGTCAGGCCACCAATGATGCCAGTATCCAACCCTTCCATCGCGATCGGTCCGAGCGGAAGAAGTTGCGGAACGCAGTCCGCCGCATCAAAAATCGTCGGAAAGCCGAATACCGCCAGCACTCGGTGGGTCGGATTCGTCACCAGCTTGGTCGTCGCGCGCAATACCGTTGCACAGGTACCTTCGGAGCCGACCAGCGCGCGAGCAATGTTGAAGCCGTTCTCGGGCAGCAACTGATCAAGGCTGTAGCCGGAGACTCGGCGCTTGAGCTTGGGGAAGCCTTTACGGATCGCGTCGCCGTAGCGATCGACCAGTTCCTTGAGCTGGTTGACGATCTCCGCGCGTCGTCCGCCGGCGGCGAGGTGTGCATTGAATGCAGACTCATCGGTGGGACCAACCCAGAAGCGCTCACCGTCGTAAGTCAGGATCTCCAGGGATTCGATGTTCTCGGCAGTCTTGCCCGCCATCACCGAATGTGCGCCGCACGAGTTATTTCCGATCATCCCGCCGAGCGTGCATCGGCTGTGCGTGGCAGGGTCCGGGCCGAAGGTCAGCCCAACCTTGGCGGCGGAGTTCTTCAGTTGATCGCAGATGACGCCAGGCTGGATGGTCGCAATGCGGGCATCGGTATCGATCTGTTCGATCGTCGTCAGATACTTCGATGAGTCGATGATCACGGCGTGGTTGACCGATTGGCCACACATCGATGTGCCGGCGCCACGAGGCAGAACGGGAACGTCGGCTGCCGCGCATGCGCGCATGATCTCGACGACATCATCGATCGAGCGGGGCACGACAACGCCAATCGGCACCTGGCGATAGTTGGATGCCTCCGACGCGTAAGCCGCACGCGATCCGGCATCGAAGCGGACTTCAGCCTGTGTCGTGCGCTTGAGCGTTTGTTGCAGAGCGAGGAGAGTATTGAGGTCGTGGCGAGTGGCCGCGGTACCGGAAGTCATCGAATCACGCCTAATCGGAAGTCGCATTTCAAGGGGCAGACACGGCCGTCATGCTGATACCGAGCAAAAGCCGGTGCATCCGGACGTGTAGCCAGTCTTCCGTATTAAAGCGTCACGTAACCCCGAAATCTTCCTATATCAAATAGGAAAGCGAAGGCTATTCTTCGCGAAGTCGATACAGTGCGATCGCGAACTGCAGCTTGAACCGGGTCTGAGGATCTTCCAGCGACACGTTGAGTGCGCTTTCGATTCGTTCGACCCTGTACCGCAGCGTGCTGATGTGTATGCCGAGCGCTTTCGCGGTATTTGCAAGCTGGAAACCTTCGTCCGAAAGCGCGCCTAACGTATCGAGTAGCGATTCGCCTCGACGCTTTTCCACCAATGGCAGCACGAGTCGCTCGACGAGCATGTTCCGCGCGTCTGCTTCGCCCATGAGTGCTCGAGGAAAAAGGATCTCATCGAAGTGATGTAGCCGGCCCGGCCGCAGGGTGGGTACCAGAGCCTCGACGTCTTTCGCGCCAGTTGCCATCCCTTGCACGCCGCTATGTACCCGGCTCACTGCCATGGCCGCTCGTCGGTCTGTCACGGCGTCCCATAACGCCTCTATCGATGCGTCAGCCGGCAGGATGAATCGAATTTGATTCAACCAGATTGCAAGCATTTCGGGCATGCCTTTCGCACGCAACTGACGCTTTATCGCGTCAACCCAGCGTTCGCGGCGCTCGAGACCTTCAGTCGTAAGCGGAATCGGCTCGTCAATGAGTACGAGGCCAACTCGATATGATGCAGCCTCGCTCCAGCCGCATACCCGAGCACGCTCGAGCGCACTTGCAGACGCGGTAAATTCGCCATCAAGCAGGCTTGCGACGAGAGCATAGCCAAGACGATCTTCCTGTTGAGCGAGCTGCCGCTGGTGCATCATGTGCAGCGCCGCGACAACGCTCGCGTGTTCGATTGCGCGCACGTCCAGCTCGTCGTTCCCGTCGTCAACGAGATCGAGCCAGATGAGCGCAACGACCGTCTCTTGAAGGCGTACGGCATGACAGAGGCGTTGCACAAAGCCATCCGTGACCGGAAATGGGACCTTTGTCGGCCGGGTCGCCGGGATGCGGTAGTGAGAGTGCAGGTCACTATGGGCCGCATCGACGAATTCCGCTTCCAGTGCGGCGGTTGTGTCAGTGTCGTCGATCGAGCTGCCAAGCATATGACCGGCCGGGTCGGTAAAGGTCACCGGCCGCCCGAGTAGATTACTGAGCGCGTGCGCGATATCGGACAGGCTTGTTGCCGAAACGGCTGCGTTGGTGAGTGCCCGGTGCAGTTGCTCCGAGCGTTCGATGAGCTCACCCTGGAAATTGATGATCTTGGCAAGGATCTCGTGGGTGACGTCGCTGAACTGGATTTCCCATGGAAGCTCCAGAAGCGGCAGCCCGACGCGGTTCGCTTCTTCGACCGCTTCAGGCGGGAAATGCTCGCGAAAGTTCGGCACGGCAAGCACAACGCCGGCGAGTCCGATTGCGCTCAGGTCTCGAACAAGCTGGCGCGACGCGTTTTCGTCGGGCGGCCAGTTGTAGCCGGTCGAGAGCAGCAGTTCGCCGGATTTCACCCAGTTCACGATGTCCGGGTGATCGACCATGTGCACCCAGGTGATTTCCCGTTGCAGATTCTGCCCACCGGCGACGACGTCGGCATCACGCAGTACGGTTTCACGAATGGCGGTATCAAGTTTCATCTCGGCTCCCCGGCTGTACCGCGGCGGGGCGCCGCGATTTCGAATGATGTCAGGTGGTGCGTGGCTGTCGGTAGCCAAAGATCACGCCGAGCAAACTGAAGCCCGCCGCGAACATCACGTAGAACGCGGGTGCCATTGCGGTTCCCGTCTTGCTGATCAACCAGGTCAGGATCAGCGATGCGAATCCACCGAACGTCATCACCGCAAGGTTGTACGCGATGGACAGGCCGGTCGACAGAACCTTGGTCGGGAACGTTTCGGCAAGCGCGGCGAGAATCGGGCCGGTATAGATCGCGATCAGCACGCCGAAGACGGCTTGGAACACGCACAAAGTGCCAAGCGACGGCGCTGTCACGATCATCGCAAACATCGGCCATGCGAGTGCAAGCATGGCAGCAGACGCCCCACCGAGCAGCCACTTTCTTCCGATAAGGTCCGACCACCAGCCGGTGATGGGCGAGCACACGGTGATGACTCCGCCGCCCACCATCGCGGCGATGAACGACGCGGATGACGGCAGCTTCAGTACCTTGACCGAGAAAGTCGGCATGTAGAACAAGATGACGTAGATGCAGACAGTCCAGAGGACGACCATTGCAAAGCTGGCAAATGCTTGCCACGGATAGTCCCGCAGTACGTCTGAAAGAGGCGTCTTCGATTTGTCGGTCGCGTTCAGGAACACCGGCGTTTCTTCGAGATTCCGCCGGATGAAGAAGCCGATCGGCCCGATCAAGAGACCCGACAGAAACGGAATGCGCCATCCCCAGCTTTCGACGTCCGCCGACGACAGGCCGAGTGTGAGCCCCGTGCCGAAGCAAGCGCCAAGCAGGACGGCGAAGCCGATGCTCGTCTGAATCCAGCTCGAGTAGTACGCCTTCTTTCCGGGTGGTGCATGCTCGGTGAGAAAGGCGGTTGCAGTCCCCATCTCGCCGCCGGCGGAGAACCCCTGCAGCAGCCGTGCGAGCACGATGAGGCAAGGGGCCGCGATACCGATCTGCGAGTACGTCGGCGCAAGACCAATCAGCGCCGTGCCGGCACACATCAGCAGAATCGTCAGCGAAAGTGCTGCCTTGCGTCCGGCGCGATCGGCGTAGATCCCGAGCAAGATGCCGCCCAATGGTCGGACGAGAAACCCGACACCGAAAGTCGCGACCGAGAGCATCAACGACGTCAGGTCGTTTCCGGTCGGAAAGAACAGCTTCGCGATGGTAATTGCAAAGAAGCCATACACCATGAAATCGAACCACTCGAATCCGTTGCCAAGTACGGTTGCAACGATGGCGCGTCGCCGCGCCGATCGGTCCTCTTCGTAGACCGCGGACAGCTGCACGGTATTCATCTCCATTACTCCTGATTCGCATTAATGGCGACGGCATAAAGCCGGGGCGCGGGTCGCGGTTTCGTGCCCGTTCACAGTCATTGAACTTAGCCACAAATCGCATAACTACCCACAGGAGAGAGGAAGTCTGAAGGCTATCTTCGTATAGAAGATAGGATAAGGCTCGATAAAACGGAAGCAGGATAATGATTTTCCTACTTTTAGTAGGTATTCGTCCGGGTTCTGGCTTCCTACCATGAGCGCATTCCAAGGAGGTGAAGCTCATGAGCAGTCGAGAACTGAATGCGACCAGCGAACTGGCCGCGATGCGCCAATCGTACGTGGCACGCGGCGTGGCAACCGCGCATCCCATTTTTGCCCGGCGTGCGGCTGGCGCTTACCTGTGGGACGAGGAAGGCCGGAAATACCTGGATTTCGTCGGTGGCATCGGCGTGCTGAACGTCGGCCACAATCATCCGGCTGTAGTTGCCGCGGTCCAGCAGCAACTGGAGTCGTTTTCGCACGTGTGTTTCCAGGTGGCCGGCTACGAGCCGTACGTTCGTCTCGCAGCGCGCCTGTCCGAGCTTGTTGCTCCGGGCCAGGGCTACAAGGCTGCGTTCTTCACGACGGGTGCCGAAGCTGTCGAGAACGCTATCAAGATCGCTCGCGGGTACACGAACCGACCCGGCGTCATTGCGTTCCGTGGAGGCTTCCACGGCCGAACGCTGATGGGTATGACGCTGACCGGTATGAGCGCACCGTACAAGCAGAATTTCGGCCCGTTTGCGCCGGATGTTTACCACGCACCGTATCCCAACGCGTATCACGGTGTGTCGTCGGACGACGCGCTGGCCGCACTCGAGCAGATCTTCGCAACGCAAATTGCAGCGGATCGCGTCGCTGCAATCATTCTCGAGCCGGTGCAGGGTGATGGCGGTTTCCTCGCAGCGCCGCCCGAGTTCATGCAGGCACTGCGTGCGCTGACGCAAAAGCACGGAATCGTGCTGATCGCGGACGAGATTCAAACCGGCTTCGGTCGTACGGGCCAGATGTTCGGCTTCCAGCATTCCGGCATCCAGCCGGACCTCGTTACGGTTGCAAAGAGCCTTGCGGGCGGTCTGCCGATCTCGGGTGTCGTCGGCCGTGCAGAAATCGTCGATGCTCCGTCGCCCGGTGGCCTCGGTGGCACGTATGGTGGCAATCCGCTTGGTTGCGCAGCTGCGAATGCAGTACTGGACGTGTTCGAGCGTGAAAACTTGCTGGAGCGCAGCCGGGAGATCGGCGCACAACTGCGTGAAGGACTTCTGGAAATCTCCGAGGTTCACGAAGAAATGGGCGAGGTGCGTCAAACCGGCGCGATGGTGGCGGTCGAGTTCGTGACCGACCGTCGGACGAAGGCACCGGAAGCCGCTCTCACGCAGCGTGTTCTCGATGCGGCGCGCGAGGAAGGCCTGCTGATCATCAAGTGCGGCGTCGAGCGCAACGTGGTTCGCTTCCTTGCGCCTCTCACGACATCGACTCAAGATGTGGCTGACGCGCTGGCGATGTTCGGGCGTGCTGTCGCTGCAGCGAAGCGTTCTGCCTGAACCATGCGTGAAATGCACACCCGTGGGGTGATCCCCAGATGGCAGGCACGTCTCGCGGGTGTGCTGGACCAGGGTTCCG
It encodes:
- the gabT gene encoding 4-aminobutyrate--2-oxoglutarate transaminase is translated as MSSRELNATSELAAMRQSYVARGVATAHPIFARRAAGAYLWDEEGRKYLDFVGGIGVLNVGHNHPAVVAAVQQQLESFSHVCFQVAGYEPYVRLAARLSELVAPGQGYKAAFFTTGAEAVENAIKIARGYTNRPGVIAFRGGFHGRTLMGMTLTGMSAPYKQNFGPFAPDVYHAPYPNAYHGVSSDDALAALEQIFATQIAADRVAAIILEPVQGDGGFLAAPPEFMQALRALTQKHGIVLIADEIQTGFGRTGQMFGFQHSGIQPDLVTVAKSLAGGLPISGVVGRAEIVDAPSPGGLGGTYGGNPLGCAAANAVLDVFERENLLERSREIGAQLREGLLEISEVHEEMGEVRQTGAMVAVEFVTDRRTKAPEAALTQRVLDAAREEGLLIIKCGVERNVVRFLAPLTTSTQDVADALAMFGRAVAAAKRSA